The Populus alba chromosome 6, ASM523922v2, whole genome shotgun sequence genomic interval ATCTGAGTGGGTATAATCATGAGTTCTACAGGTAACACAAAGGGGAACGTCTTTATATATGAGGGATGATGAACAGGCAGCAGCCTCCTGGGAAAATAGGCGCCCGTCAATTAAATTGCGTCTCCCCCCATCTTTTCGTATACGGCCTCCATACTTTAAACTCAGAAGGCCAACACTGTTCCTACAGGTCATTCCAGTTTAATCATAACTCGTCACGAGCTTCGGGTTCTGGGTTGACGTCTTCAACAGTTGATCCATCTGTGTTGATTTTTTCATCGGCGGAACCATTTGAATCTGTTGTTTGTTTCTCCTTTTCAGGAGTCTCGCCAGAAGTTGAATCAGCGCTGCTTGTTTTATCGCTGCTGGTTTCAGATTCATTCTTCTTAGGCTTTGGCTTGGGAATTCTGTTAACACTGGCAACCTATGTAAACACCAATCAAATATCAATTGAAATGGTACAGGCAAGGAAGACTTGCAGCagtatctaatttttatttcttaatgaaGGAGTTGCAAAGACTTGCAGTGATAACCTTTTCTTGCAGACTAAACACCTTCAAATATACCTCTTCAGATGTGAATACTGGTGTGCTGAAGCCAGAGGCCCTGTTCAGAAATGAGAAGGAAAGTCACTTGATTTTGCACAAGCccaaaagcaagaaaataataaagatctcCATCTTATAAGCAGAAGTATTATTCCTACAATTTGAgtaaaaaggaggaggagaacaTGTATAGAATGCTATATCATGCCACATGACTTGCAAGCATATTAGGAAtaccttttctttcaaattcaatagAACAGAAGAAACTGGTTGCCTTGGAGAGAGATAAGCACAAGATTCAACAATGCTAAAGAATGTGTGCATCAGTGCTTCCTATAACTTGAACTAAGATTTTGCAAGCAGCAATAGAGTCTAAATCTAAAACAATATACAGACAAACATAAcgataaaaaatttcatgaaaaaggTAGACATACTAAAAACCAGAGCAGTGAAAACTTACTTCTTCTGTTCTGCCTCCTTTTTATCCAGCCAACTCTTTAACTTGTCAGCATCACCCACCACCTGCAAAACCACACAAACACAATATCCAGATGTAAGCATTGCTGAACACTGTTCCAATCTTAAGCAGATCCAAGAAAATCTCATGAAGAGACCAAGTAAGAGTAGATGTGAAAAAACACCTCATCTACTCTGTCCTTTGGAAGCCAAGGTTTCTTTGTCTCCCAGCCCTTTACAATCTGCAGgcagtgaaaaaagaaaaggtcaatgtgtttaattatgatgtcttcaaaagaaaacatgataATTAAGTCAATTGCTGAAAAGCTGCAGTCTATCAAGGCTCCCGTTTCATTAGTTTTTCCTGTTTCAGTATTTCACTTTTGTCCAAGCAAATAGAGGGAATACTAAATATCAAGACGCTGTTTCCTCTGTCCCAAGTTTTTGTAGTTTTCAATTCAAGAAACCAATACAACAGATTACATAGAAAAGAGAGAATATATGGCACgcaaatttttttgaagtacaATGGATCCTGCATTAAGTTTTCAAAGTGACAGAGATTATgggaaaaacaaatgaaaaaaggaggaaaaatagTCAAATACCACATGACAGAGGAGTATTTCCAGCAAAAAGAAATTAGCTGATTATTTGTATGTTCATCTATTTTTCCAGCCTAGATTTTCTGTCAGCTTCATGGTGGTAATGGCAATACTGAATGATAACATATCCAAGccccagaaaagaaaaacctatcTTATAAAAGCTGTTTTGAACTACAGTATCTGAAGTACCTGTTGCAGCTCACCAGGATACTTTCGAGCTAACTCTATAGATTTTGGTCTTGCTGACAGTTCTTTATACCTATATCAAAACATTCATAAGTTAGGAATAACTAATTCAAATAGCCAAGCTCAATACTTGCATAAATAACAGCAGTTAGCATCATAGCAGAGGTCAAAATTAAAACCAGAAACTGTCGTGCCTGAAAAATATTGGGTCACCAATAGCTTTTAGTGAATCTAGGCGTTCCTCAAACTCTTTTGCAGTGGCATCTTCACCATCTGTATATAGCCATTCTTGAACCTAAAAAAGTACAACATGCTCCCACATCACAAATTGAAGTAGAGAAGTTAAAATGACAAACCCTTTCAAGTTCCTAAAAACACTAAAGAAAAACCAGGAAAAAGACTCACCTCATCAAGCTTTTCAATGAAGGATTTCCGCTCATCAGCGGTAGAAATTTTCTCAAACTCCTCAGATGTCTCAAGCTGGCACCATGAGTAAGGAtatcaacaataaattaaaggaaatggaATGCTGACTATTCATATTCAATAACAAAATGATCAATAGaagaaaatttctaaatttctaatAGCAATCGAATCAAGTAGTGGTTCCAGAGCCATCTTAACCATATCACTCAAGCATAGAGATGAATATAAATTTGGAAGAAACACTTGCATCATGTTTAAGATTCCAAAAGATGGTcatcaaaagaaatggaaatGTCTGATCTTTATTTCTGTAAAAAAGTAGAATTGATTGAAGACTTCAAACCTTTTCTTTAgtagaatatatatatccttccaagttatttttcaactcaGCAGTTCTTCTTCGCTCGGCGTCctttttgttcaattcttctaattttcttttagcttCAGCTAGATATTCTTTGGACGGAGGCATTCCAGGCCCCACTGTCTTCTCGACAATCTAGAAATATAAACAACAGAAATCAGCAACAAGAAAGGTGTAAAACACTCTATCGGAAAACTTTCTACCATGCAATAGACTTTTAATAATGCTAGCTTGTTTGCACCTTCAGGGGAACCCTAAAAGTCCGTTTTTTTAGCTTCTTCTCTGTAACAGGCTCAGTAGTGCTTGGTCCTTCAACATTATTGTTGGATGAGTTGTCAGTCACACCATCAGAATTCAAATTTACATCACTTTCTTCAGTAGTGTTCTTAGTGTCAGATTCAAGTGTTATATTTGGAGAGGTAGTTGTCGTATTTTCTACAGTCAGGTTCTTTTTAGGAACTTCCACCCATTCTGATATTTCAATAACAGCATCTGCACGATCCAATGAAAGAATTCCACTTTTACTAAGAGAAAAATGCAGATTTGCCTTGATGGGGGAGGACAAATTCCGAGATGAATACCTAGACAACACAAGGAAGACACAGAAGATAAATGTGATGTTAGAAGTTTGTGTGAAGAAATTACTTGAAAACTTACTAGCATTGAAGCATTATATACATCTACATATGATTCAGAGAATAGCTATCCTTACTTCTCGCTTGCATCTGTCAGGCCAGATACAGCATACTGCGCAAATATAGGAGAGGTAACAGTAGGTGGTAAGAGATCAGACTCGTATGCCAGTGAAACTTCAAAGTCTTTCTTATGGATGATGGATCTGAACATCTGTTAAAAATCAATCTAGACATAATAAGCAAAACTGGAAAGCAAAATTTGATGCATTTGGACCATCAAAATGGTTTTTCTGATTATCCATCTCTAACACAATAGTCATATCACAATGTTATTTACCTTACTGGGGAGTTTTTTCATCCTTGGCACAAGTAACTGCCTGGTGCTTTCATCTTTCTGCAGATCAGACCCGTCTAATTCAACCACCAATCCATATGATGAACCATCAACCATTCCTAGCTTGCGATTCAATTTGATTCCATCACTCAAATTTGCAGCATGCAGAGACGAACCAAGAACTATAGCTTCATCAGCATCTAAATGTTTGTCCAGTTCATTCTTTCCAAGAAATTCCTGGAGCTTAGCCTGTTATGTGCCAAAGGAGATTTCTGTGATTTGCATCCTTAATGAAAATCagatatgaaaataaagaaaactcaAGGATTGAAGGGACATGCAATTTGAAACACAGGTAAGTCCATGGCATAGGGAGAAAATGCTGAACAGATACTTAAGAGCTACTTCAGTTCTTAACATCTAAAAGgcctaaaaacaaaactactcCCATCCCCTTCTTTTAAGGCTGTAACAGTACATGGACTCGATTTACACAACCATTCTCCTACAATtcaggttttaaaatataaagggaTGATTATTATCCTAGATATTAGATCTCTGAGATCTAagcaaataaaaacagaaagaacAAAGGTTGGAAGTTGGACCAACAAAAATGATACATTTGCAGCTGACACAAGGGGGCTTGATTAACAGCTGAAACTTCATTTGGGGACAAAACTGTCAAAATGGCTAGAAATAGACTAAGATGGCCAAAACTGATCAATAATGGAGGCAACACACAATGATGGTATTTGTTATTGCACTACACCAACTAATGGACTAGAAAAAGATACTTTGCTTTAAACACCTATACATTAAGTTTATTCTAACTATTGTTATGCAGCATTATCAGTGTTCATGGACTTATTCAAAATTGAAGAAGATAGCACCAACCTGCAACTTAGGCACTCTGGTAGCACCTCCTATAAGCTCTACTGCATATATCTCATCCACCTTCAGACCTGAATGCTTCAAAACTTCCTTGATGGGTACAAGAGATCTGTCCCACAGGTCTCCACAGAGCTCTTCAAACT includes:
- the LOC118028411 gene encoding heat shock 70 kDa protein 17 — protein: MRLLRLWLLLLIMMVLNSIPSESAVSSIDLGSDWLKVAVVNLKPGQTPISVAINEMSKRKTPALVAFQSGTRLLGEEAAGITARYPDKVYSHLRDMLGKTYDQVKEFLDAMYLPFDVVEDSRGAVAFRVEDESGNVGLYSVEELLGMILGFAGDLAEFHSKVVVKDTVVSVPAYFGQAERRALVQAAQLAGINVLALINEHSGAALQYGIDKDFSNGSRYVVFYDMGASSTYAALVYFSAYNAKEFGKTVSVNQFQVKDVRWDPELGGRSMESRLVEFFADEFNKQVGSGIDVRKSPKAMAKLKKQVKRTKEILSANTMAPISVESLYDDRDFRSSITREKFEELCGDLWDRSLVPIKEVLKHSGLKVDEIYAVELIGGATRVPKLQAKLQEFLGKNELDKHLDADEAIVLGSSLHAANLSDGIKLNRKLGMVDGSSYGLVVELDGSDLQKDESTRQLLVPRMKKLPSKMFRSIIHKKDFEVSLAYESDLLPPTVTSPIFAQYAVSGLTDASEKYSSRNLSSPIKANLHFSLSKSGILSLDRADAVIEISEWVEVPKKNLTVENTTTTSPNITLESDTKNTTEESDVNLNSDGVTDNSSNNNVEGPSTTEPVTEKKLKKRTFRVPLKIVEKTVGPGMPPSKEYLAEAKRKLEELNKKDAERRRTAELKNNLEGYIYSTKEKLETSEEFEKISTADERKSFIEKLDEVQEWLYTDGEDATAKEFEERLDSLKAIGDPIFFRYKELSARPKSIELARKYPGELQQIVKGWETKKPWLPKDRVDEVVGDADKLKSWLDKKEAEQKKASGFSTPVFTSEEVYLKVFSLQEKVASVNRIPKPKPKKNESETSSDKTSSADSTSGETPEKEKQTTDSNGSADEKINTDGSTVEDVNPEPEARDEL